A window of Aquitalea denitrificans contains these coding sequences:
- the recN gene encoding DNA repair protein RecN, translated as MLLSLLVKDFVIVDSIALDFSPGFTVLTGETGAGKSILLDALGLLLGDRAEGSLVREGAERAEISAEFDSRQRPEIKAWLQENALSGDDDIVLIRRVLDKSGRSRSFINGQPATLAQLKLLGEFLVDIHGQHAHQSLVKAEAQRELLDAYAGSSSLAREVHQAWQEWQAARKARSDADKLSRESEVERERLTWQINELTELGLQQDEWAGLNQSHSRLANAAELVQSAQYAVDTLSEMEGNCLSVLTQVQSRLSKLANLDPRLADTLSLLDSVDAELREVVYSLRDYASDIDEDPGQLQQVESRIDSLMSMARKYRVQPQELPLKLADWQAQLAALEASTDSEALALAETASLSRYRTLAEALSGKRRQAASELSARISKEMQQLAMSSARFAIELAALAEPGAHGLESIEYLVAANAGTSLRPLAKVASGGELSRISLAMQVVISQVASVPTLIFDEVDVGIGGRVAEVIGHMLKQLGQRYQVLCITHLPQVASCGEQHWQVSKREEKKRVVSRITPLDTEQRVLEIARMLGGAELTQTTRQHAAEMLKMNRATP; from the coding sequence ATGCTGCTATCCCTTCTGGTCAAAGACTTCGTCATCGTTGACAGCATTGCGCTGGACTTCTCCCCCGGCTTTACCGTACTGACCGGCGAAACCGGGGCTGGCAAATCCATTTTGCTGGATGCCCTGGGCCTGCTGCTGGGCGATCGCGCCGAGGGTTCGCTGGTGCGCGAAGGGGCTGAACGCGCTGAAATCAGCGCCGAATTCGACAGCCGTCAGCGCCCAGAAATCAAGGCCTGGCTGCAGGAAAACGCCCTGTCCGGCGACGACGACATCGTGCTGATCCGCCGCGTGCTGGACAAATCCGGCCGCTCGCGCAGCTTCATCAACGGCCAGCCCGCCACCCTGGCACAGCTCAAGCTGCTGGGCGAGTTTCTGGTGGACATCCACGGCCAGCACGCCCACCAGTCGCTGGTGAAAGCCGAAGCCCAGCGCGAACTGCTGGATGCCTATGCCGGCAGCAGCTCGCTGGCCCGCGAAGTGCATCAGGCCTGGCAGGAATGGCAAGCCGCCCGCAAGGCACGCAGCGATGCCGACAAGCTGTCACGCGAATCCGAAGTGGAACGCGAACGGCTCACCTGGCAGATCAACGAACTGACCGAGCTTGGCCTGCAACAGGATGAATGGGCCGGGCTCAACCAGAGCCACTCGCGCCTGGCCAATGCTGCCGAGCTGGTACAAAGCGCGCAGTACGCGGTGGATACCCTGTCCGAGATGGAGGGCAACTGCCTGTCCGTGCTCACCCAGGTACAAAGCCGCCTGAGCAAGCTGGCCAACCTCGACCCGCGCCTGGCCGACACCCTGTCGCTGCTGGATTCGGTAGATGCCGAACTGCGTGAAGTCGTCTACAGCCTGCGCGACTACGCCAGCGACATCGACGAGGACCCGGGCCAGCTGCAACAGGTGGAAAGCCGCATCGACAGCCTGATGAGCATGGCGCGCAAATACCGCGTACAGCCGCAGGAGCTGCCACTCAAGCTGGCCGACTGGCAAGCCCAGCTGGCCGCACTGGAGGCCTCCACAGACAGCGAAGCCCTGGCGCTGGCCGAAACCGCCAGCCTGTCGCGCTACCGCACCCTGGCCGAAGCCCTGTCCGGCAAGCGTCGTCAGGCCGCCAGCGAACTGTCCGCCCGCATCAGCAAGGAAATGCAGCAACTGGCGATGAGCAGCGCCCGCTTCGCCATCGAACTGGCGGCCCTGGCCGAACCCGGCGCCCATGGCCTGGAATCCATCGAATACCTGGTGGCGGCCAATGCCGGCACCAGCCTGCGTCCGCTGGCCAAGGTGGCCTCTGGCGGCGAACTGTCACGCATCAGCCTGGCCATGCAGGTGGTGATCAGCCAGGTGGCCAGCGTGCCCACGCTGATCTTCGACGAAGTGGACGTCGGCATTGGCGGGCGCGTGGCGGAAGTCATCGGCCACATGCTCAAGCAACTGGGTCAGCGCTATCAGGTGCTGTGCATCACCCACCTGCCGCAGGTTGCCTCTTGTGGCGAGCAGCACTGGCAAGTCAGCAAGCGCGAAGAAAAGAAACGCGTGGTCAGCCGCATCACCCCGCTGGATACCGAACAACGCGTACTGGAAATCGCCCGCATGCTGGGCGGTGCCGAACTGACCCAGACCACCCGCCAGCACGCCGCAGAAATGCTGAAAATGAACCGCGCAACCCCCTAG
- a CDS encoding Hcp family type VI secretion system effector, which produces MAFDAFLKIDGIPGESTDDKHKDWIEILSFAHGLEQPAQSTASSAGGATAERVNHAPFEITHFLDKASPKIYEACCTGKHIKDVTIELCRAGGDKVKYMEIKMEQVLISKVVPSGAANDSGFPSEKVSFSYGKIKWTYTQQKRADGTGGGNVSAGWDLTSNKTIA; this is translated from the coding sequence ATGGCTTTTGATGCATTTCTGAAAATTGATGGTATCCCGGGTGAAAGCACTGATGACAAGCACAAGGACTGGATCGAGATCCTGTCCTTTGCCCATGGCCTGGAACAGCCGGCCCAGTCCACTGCCAGCTCTGCTGGTGGTGCCACTGCCGAGCGCGTTAACCACGCACCTTTTGAAATCACCCACTTCCTGGATAAGGCCAGCCCGAAGATCTACGAAGCCTGCTGCACCGGCAAGCACATCAAGGATGTGACCATCGAGCTGTGCCGTGCTGGTGGCGACAAGGTGAAGTACATGGAAATCAAGATGGAACAAGTGCTGATTTCCAAGGTGGTTCCCAGCGGCGCGGCCAATGACTCCGGCTTCCCCAGCGAAAAGGTCAGCTTCTCCTACGGCAAGATCAAGTGGACCTATACGCAGCAGAAACGTGCTGACGGCACTGGCGGCGGTAATGTCAGCGCCGGTTGGGATCTGACCAGCAACAAGACGATCGCCTGA
- the tssC gene encoding type VI secretion system contractile sheath large subunit, protein MSAEQQIAASPLAATQQASSLLDSIIEQSRVASSDSERSHARDLIAELAEQVLEGSVTVSRDLSASLDARIAEIDALISEQLNAIMHHADFQQLEASWRGLNYLVKSSETSTQLKLKVLNVSKKELVKDFKAASEFDQSALFKKIYEDEYGTFGGAPYAALVGDFEFTRHPEDFYLLEELSHVAAAAHAPLISAAAPGLFGLESFADIGKPRDLAKIFDTVEYAKWKSFRESEDSRYVGLVLPHVLGRLPYGRDNVPVEEFDFEENVDGTNHDKYLWTNAAYAYAARLTDAFAQYGWLAAIRGVEGGGLVEGLPAHTFKTDNGEVALKCPTEVAITDRTEKLLSDLGLIALVHCKNTDYAAFFAGQSVQKAKTYNTDAANANARLSTQLPYIFAVSRIAHYMKSIMRDKIGSFASRQNVQDYLNTWLAQYVLLDDSASQEAKAKYPLREARVDVVEVPGKPGVYRAAAFLRPHFQLDELTISLRLVAELPQPAG, encoded by the coding sequence ATGAGCGCAGAACAGCAAATTGCCGCCAGCCCGCTGGCTGCTACTCAGCAAGCCTCCAGCCTGCTCGATAGCATCATCGAACAAAGTCGTGTTGCCAGCAGCGATAGCGAGCGCAGCCATGCCCGTGACCTGATTGCCGAATTGGCCGAGCAGGTGCTGGAAGGCAGTGTCACCGTTTCGCGTGATCTGAGTGCCAGCCTGGATGCCCGCATTGCCGAAATCGATGCGCTTATTTCCGAGCAGTTGAACGCCATCATGCACCACGCTGATTTCCAGCAGTTGGAAGCGTCCTGGCGCGGCCTGAATTATCTGGTGAAAAGCTCGGAAACCAGTACGCAGCTCAAGCTCAAGGTGCTGAACGTATCCAAAAAAGAGCTGGTGAAGGACTTCAAGGCGGCGTCCGAGTTTGATCAGAGCGCGCTGTTCAAGAAGATCTACGAAGACGAATACGGCACTTTCGGTGGCGCTCCCTATGCCGCGCTGGTGGGTGACTTTGAATTCACGCGCCATCCGGAAGACTTCTACCTGCTGGAAGAACTGTCGCATGTTGCCGCGGCCGCGCATGCACCACTGATTTCCGCTGCCGCGCCGGGCCTGTTCGGGCTGGAAAGCTTTGCCGACATCGGCAAGCCGCGTGATCTGGCCAAGATATTCGACACCGTCGAGTACGCCAAGTGGAAATCTTTCCGTGAATCGGAAGACTCGCGCTATGTCGGCCTGGTGCTGCCGCATGTCCTGGGCCGCCTGCCTTATGGCCGCGACAATGTGCCGGTCGAGGAATTCGACTTTGAAGAAAATGTGGATGGTACCAATCACGACAAGTACCTGTGGACCAATGCCGCTTATGCCTATGCAGCACGCCTGACGGATGCCTTTGCCCAGTATGGCTGGCTTGCGGCCATTCGGGGCGTGGAAGGCGGTGGTCTGGTTGAAGGTTTGCCCGCGCATACGTTCAAGACTGACAACGGCGAAGTGGCACTCAAATGTCCTACCGAAGTGGCCATCACCGACCGGACGGAAAAGCTGCTGTCCGATCTGGGCCTGATTGCGCTGGTGCACTGCAAGAACACCGACTACGCCGCCTTCTTTGCCGGGCAATCGGTACAAAAGGCCAAAACCTATAACACCGATGCGGCCAATGCCAATGCCCGGCTGTCCACCCAGTTGCCCTACATCTTTGCCGTGTCACGTATTGCGCATTACATGAAATCCATCATGCGCGACAAGATCGGCAGCTTTGCTTCCCGCCAGAACGTGCAGGACTACCTGAATACCTGGCTGGCCCAGTATGTGCTGCTGGACGACTCTGCCAGCCAGGAAGCCAAGGCCAAATATCCGCTGCGCGAAGCACGTGTGGACGTGGTGGAAGTCCCTGGCAAGCCGGGCGTGTACCGCGCTGCTGCGTTTTTGCGCCCGCATTTCCAGCTGGACGAATTGACGATTTCCCTGCGACTTGTCGCAGAGCTGCCTCAGCCTGCGGGTTGA
- the tssB gene encoding type VI secretion system contractile sheath small subunit — protein sequence MGNESTQKKLSRVRPPRVQITYDVEIGDAIETKELPFVMGVLGDYSGHRSEPPPKLKEAGRKFVQIDRDNFDEVLKGMAPRLAMKVDNKLVDDDSQLGVELNFECLADFEPQNVAKQVAPLNKLVAARQRLSELRNKMAGNDKLEALLDDIVQDTEKLQQISKSGSNDKAGE from the coding sequence ATGGGTAATGAAAGTACACAGAAAAAGCTGTCGCGCGTACGTCCTCCGCGTGTGCAGATCACTTACGACGTTGAAATCGGCGATGCCATCGAAACCAAGGAGCTGCCCTTTGTCATGGGTGTCCTGGGCGATTATTCCGGTCACCGTAGCGAGCCGCCGCCCAAGCTCAAGGAAGCCGGTCGCAAGTTTGTGCAGATTGATCGCGATAACTTCGACGAAGTTCTCAAGGGCATGGCACCGCGCCTGGCGATGAAGGTGGATAACAAGCTGGTCGATGATGACAGCCAGCTGGGCGTCGAGCTCAACTTTGAGTGTCTGGCCGATTTTGAACCGCAAAACGTGGCCAAGCAGGTGGCACCGCTGAACAAGCTGGTAGCGGCGCGTCAGCGCCTGTCGGAGCTGCGTAACAAGATGGCAGGCAACGACAAGCTGGAAGCCCTGCTGGACGATATCGTGCAGGACACCGAAAAGCTGCAGCAGATCAGTAAATCCGGCAGCAATGACAAGGCAGGGGAGTGA
- the tagF gene encoding type VI secretion system-associated protein TagF: protein MAFNFKRTPVTAGEFCVFGKLPRRGDFIRINATHTAAAQLDHVIADSLVLLDDDSARQRYQQMPASSFLTRTPDGAWLALGVIQPSRDESGRLYPLVAASLLPSDMPRPPVGVMMLSNELFYNGLQEQLSNAIDNAVEMVACRQYLEEQSLFGAGSAADTELAEQLLSRHLAMTPCSLLSAQLAQSGNADLASLLLSFVFHSQLLRKFQGSLSSQTYLLPLPDGEGEDMLAVVTWLALFTAATSSLPDTPVQCLIIRQPERNCLALIPGALTAPMLAQCWGKQLDTRYIIDVTDPHAPWCSHQSYAEAVYILSRRLSDPQFSLAQLCDVMASLSRSLV, encoded by the coding sequence ATGGCCTTCAATTTCAAGCGCACACCAGTAACCGCAGGGGAATTCTGCGTATTTGGCAAACTGCCGCGACGTGGTGACTTCATCCGCATCAATGCCACGCATACGGCAGCGGCCCAGCTGGATCATGTGATTGCCGACAGCCTGGTGCTGCTGGACGACGACAGCGCACGCCAGCGTTACCAGCAAATGCCGGCTTCTTCCTTCCTTACCCGCACGCCCGATGGCGCATGGCTGGCCCTGGGGGTAATCCAGCCCAGCCGGGACGAAAGTGGCAGGCTGTATCCGCTGGTGGCTGCGTCGCTGCTGCCTTCTGATATGCCGCGTCCGCCGGTGGGCGTGATGATGCTGTCCAACGAGCTGTTCTACAACGGTTTGCAGGAGCAGCTGAGCAATGCCATCGACAACGCAGTGGAGATGGTGGCCTGCCGCCAGTATCTGGAGGAGCAATCCTTGTTTGGTGCAGGCTCCGCTGCAGATACCGAACTGGCCGAGCAACTGCTCAGCCGTCACCTGGCCATGACGCCCTGCAGCCTGTTGTCTGCGCAGTTGGCGCAGTCGGGCAATGCCGATCTGGCCTCCCTGCTGCTGTCCTTTGTGTTTCACAGCCAGTTGCTGCGCAAGTTTCAGGGCAGCCTGTCTTCGCAGACTTATCTGTTGCCGCTGCCGGATGGCGAGGGTGAAGACATGCTGGCGGTCGTCACCTGGCTGGCCCTGTTTACTGCGGCCACCTCCAGCCTGCCGGACACCCCGGTGCAATGCCTGATCATCCGCCAGCCTGAGCGCAACTGTCTGGCGTTGATTCCGGGGGCGCTTACCGCCCCCATGCTGGCGCAGTGCTGGGGCAAGCAGCTGGATACCCGGTACATCATCGATGTCACGGACCCACACGCACCCTGGTGCAGCCACCAGTCTTACGCCGAGGCGGTTTACATCCTTAGTCGCCGCCTGAGCGATCCACAGTTTTCACTGGCCCAGCTATGCGATGTGATGGCCAGTCTGTCTCGCAGTCTTGTTTAA